One Thomasclavelia spiroformis DSM 1552 DNA window includes the following coding sequences:
- a CDS encoding spore coat protein CotJB, with the protein MMNDLLMNVMMLDFAVQDAALFIDTHPNDEEAMRYFHEASTRLNEAKREYRRQGNSLNNREVNAYRNGYICAPWPWVGDESCGCMKNDCNIQ; encoded by the coding sequence ATTTATTAATGAATGTAATGATGTTAGATTTTGCTGTTCAAGATGCTGCCTTATTTATTGATACTCATCCTAATGATGAAGAAGCAATGCGCTATTTTCATGAAGCTAGTACTCGTTTAAATGAAGCTAAAAGAGAATATCGTAGACAAGGAAATTCATTAAATAATCGCGAAGTTAACGCTTATAGAAATGGGTATATTTGTGCACCATGGCCATGGGTAGGTGATGAATCATGTGGTTGTATGAAAAACGATTGCAATATCCAGTAA